One Cyclopterus lumpus isolate fCycLum1 chromosome 7, fCycLum1.pri, whole genome shotgun sequence DNA window includes the following coding sequences:
- the b4galt5 gene encoding beta-1,4-galactosyltransferase 5: MMPTHLRFRRRSFLGLLFLFSLSTSALYFIYSAPGIVNEYVFMVQARGIQLRENVRNIGSQVLEQVVRGAYSVNGTDYAYDFNVSESEAPPTTYLPEGFTYLPSQVCPERLLSMKGKLEVNMSEVSLEEVEKSLLEGEPNRTPGGFWKPKDCLPRWKVAILVPFRNRHEHLPILLRHLVPVLQRQRLQFAFYFVEQGGTEPFNRAMLFNVGFKEAMKDLDWDCLVFHDVDHLMENDRNYYGCADMPRHFAVKLDKYSYMLPYTEFFGGVSGMTVKQFKKINGFPNAFWGWGGEDDDLWNRVRYANYTVSRPHGEQGRYRSISRHHRGEVQFLGRYSLLRHSKERQKVDGLLNLNYSPLVSRRPLYTNITVRLSRELAPVGDY, from the exons TGAACGAGTATGTGTTCATGGTCCAAGCCAGAGGGATCCAGCTCAGGGAGAACGTGAGGAACATCGGGTCTCAGGTTCTGGAGCAGGTGGTGAGAGGAGCGTACAGCGTCAACggcacag ATTATGCCTACGACTTCAACGTGAGCGAGAGCGAGGCTCCTCCCACCACGTACCTGCCGGAGGGCTTCACCTACCTGCCCTCTCAGGTGTGCCCCGAGCGGCTGCTCTCCATGA AAGGCAAGTTGGAGGTGAACATGAGTGAGGTGTCtttggaggaggtggagaaatCCCTGCTGGAGGGAGAGCCCAACAGGACCCCCGGAGGCTTCTGGAAGCCCAAAGACTGTTTACCTCGCTGGAAG GTGGCGATCCTGGTCCCGTTCAGGAACCGCCACGAGCACCTGCCCATCCTCCTGAGACACCTGGTGCCAgtgctgcagagacagagactCCAGTTTGCCTTTTATTTCGTAGAGCAG gGGGGCACGGAGCCATTCAACCGCGCCATGTTGTTCAACGTGGGCTTCAAGGAGGCCATGAAGGACCTGGACTGGGACTGCCTGGTCTTCCACGACGTGGACCACCTCATGGAGAACGACAGGAACTACTACGGCTGCGCGGACATGCCCCGGCACTTTGCGGTCAAACTCGACAAGTACTCCTACAT GCTTCCGTATACTGAGTTCTTCGGCGGTGTCAGTGGCATGACGGTGAAGCAGTTCAAAAAGATTAATGGCTTTCCTAATGCATTCTGGGGctggggaggagaggacgatGACCTCTGGAACAG GGTGCGGTACGCCAACTACACCGTGAGCAGACCACACGGAGAGCAGGGACGCTACAGGTCAATCTCACGTCACCATCGCGGGGAGGTCCAGTTCCTAGGAAG GTACAGTCTTCTCCGCCACTcgaaggagagacagaaagtgGACGGCCTCCTCAACCTGAACTACTCCCCCCTGGTGTCCAGGAGGCCTCTCTACACCAACATCACCGTCCGCCTGAGCAGAGAGCTGGCGCCCGTGGGCGACTACTGA